In one Brevibacterium sp. CBA3109 genomic region, the following are encoded:
- a CDS encoding basic amino acid ABC transporter substrate-binding protein, producing the protein MKRRLTMATVAIGAMLALSACSGGDDSEPAATAEGGVPLVKEGQLTTCTHLSYQPFQFEKDGKVVGFDVDIVDAVAKKLGVEQEIVNVPFEPITAGASFAQDQCDVAAAAMTITPEREEAIDFSDPYFAANQAILTNDDKTAKDADALKGFKIGAQAGTTGLDYATENFKDAEVITYEDLPLSLEALKNGQADAVINDNGVLYDYAANNDGFAVGFDIDTGEHYGIGMKKGNAEMKKAVDETLKEIKDNGEYDKIYEKWFGDAPK; encoded by the coding sequence ATGAAACGACGCTTGACTATGGCCACGGTGGCCATCGGCGCCATGCTTGCCCTGTCCGCGTGCAGCGGCGGCGACGATTCGGAACCGGCAGCGACCGCCGAGGGCGGCGTGCCCCTTGTCAAAGAAGGCCAGCTGACTACCTGCACCCACCTGTCGTATCAACCGTTCCAGTTCGAAAAAGACGGAAAGGTCGTCGGCTTCGATGTCGACATCGTCGACGCCGTGGCAAAGAAGCTCGGCGTCGAGCAGGAGATTGTCAACGTCCCCTTCGAACCGATCACTGCTGGAGCCTCGTTTGCTCAGGATCAATGCGACGTTGCCGCGGCTGCCATGACCATCACCCCGGAGCGCGAAGAGGCCATCGACTTCTCCGATCCGTACTTCGCCGCCAATCAAGCGATTCTGACCAATGATGACAAAACAGCGAAGGATGCTGACGCGCTCAAGGGCTTCAAAATCGGCGCCCAAGCAGGCACCACCGGCCTCGACTATGCAACCGAGAACTTCAAGGACGCAGAAGTCATCACCTACGAGGACCTGCCACTGTCCCTCGAAGCTTTGAAGAACGGTCAAGCCGATGCTGTCATCAATGACAACGGAGTCCTCTACGACTACGCCGCGAACAATGACGGTTTCGCCGTCGGCTTCGACATTGACACCGGTGAGCACTACGGCATCGGCATGAAGAAGGGCAATGCCGAGATGAAGAAGGCCGTAGACGAGACACTCAAAGAGATCAAAGACAACGGCGAATACGACAAAATCTACGAGAAGTGGTTCGGCGACGCTCCCAAGTGA
- a CDS encoding integrase core domain-containing protein, giving the protein MYSSQSLFCPFSCDPVHKLFDTLFENVDTARSFIDEYVQWYNTEHRHSGIAHFTPSQVHEGSWEGVWTRRQEVLDAYYAQHPERFSVPPRTHAPAEVVGINHREKNALAA; this is encoded by the coding sequence GTGTATTCGTCACAGTCACTATTCTGTCCTTTCAGCTGTGACCCGGTACACAAACTATTTGACACCCTCTTTGAAAACGTGGACACGGCTCGCAGTTTCATCGACGAGTATGTGCAGTGGTACAACACTGAGCATCGCCATTCCGGGATCGCGCACTTCACTCCGTCCCAAGTCCATGAGGGATCCTGGGAAGGAGTGTGGACCCGACGCCAGGAGGTCCTTGATGCCTATTACGCCCAACATCCTGAACGATTTTCCGTGCCACCGAGAACACACGCACCGGCTGAGGTGGTCGGGATCAATCATCGAGAGAAGAACGCGTTAGCAGCGTGA
- a CDS encoding IS256 family transposase, whose product MTNTHSNPNQANEIVDQLKASGALDELFSKIDSGEVELTGDGGLVPALIKETLERGLGAEMTSHLGYTAGDRDAKTTTNSRNGTYAKTVASEAGDIEISVPRDRDGSFTPRLVPKGSRRLGGLDDMIISLYAGGMTIRDIQHHLVSTIGTELSHETISNITDAVLDAVMEWQQRPLEEFYPVIYLDAIRVKVRDNGHVRSKAAHIAVGVDMDGIKHVLGIWVQNTEGASFWAHVCAELANRGVQDVLIVCCDGLTGLPDAIEATWPDSLVQTCVVHLIRAANRFVSYTDRKAVSRALKPIYAAANEEAALTALTTFAESELGRKYPSAVAVFENAWDRFIPFLQFPPALRRVIYTTNAIESLNYQLRKVTKNRSQFPTDDSVVKLLWLAICNIEDKRAREREKEKGKGKARKATTGRLVEGQITTNWKQALAQLAVAYPDRMNPYL is encoded by the coding sequence GTGACGAATACACACTCGAATCCGAACCAGGCCAACGAAATTGTTGACCAGCTCAAGGCCTCCGGGGCCCTCGACGAACTCTTTTCCAAGATCGATTCCGGCGAGGTCGAACTCACCGGCGATGGCGGTCTCGTCCCGGCCCTGATCAAGGAAACCCTCGAACGAGGACTCGGCGCTGAGATGACCTCGCACCTGGGCTACACAGCCGGCGACAGAGATGCCAAGACCACAACGAACTCGCGCAACGGAACGTATGCCAAGACAGTCGCTTCCGAAGCCGGTGACATCGAGATCAGCGTCCCCCGGGACCGTGACGGGTCGTTCACGCCCCGCCTGGTGCCCAAGGGTTCACGCCGACTCGGTGGCCTCGATGACATGATCATCTCGCTGTATGCCGGCGGGATGACGATCCGCGATATCCAACACCATCTGGTATCAACAATCGGCACCGAACTCTCCCATGAGACGATCTCGAACATCACCGATGCAGTCCTCGACGCGGTCATGGAATGGCAGCAACGACCCCTCGAGGAGTTCTACCCCGTCATCTACCTCGACGCGATCCGAGTCAAGGTCCGCGACAACGGACACGTGCGCTCGAAAGCCGCGCATATCGCTGTCGGTGTCGATATGGATGGCATCAAGCATGTGCTGGGCATCTGGGTCCAGAACACCGAGGGTGCCTCGTTCTGGGCCCACGTGTGCGCGGAACTGGCCAACCGGGGAGTCCAGGATGTCCTTATCGTTTGCTGCGACGGGCTCACGGGCCTACCGGATGCGATCGAGGCGACCTGGCCGGACTCACTCGTCCAAACCTGTGTCGTGCACCTGATTCGGGCTGCGAATCGGTTCGTGTCCTATACCGACCGCAAGGCCGTGTCGAGGGCGCTGAAACCAATCTACGCTGCCGCCAACGAGGAAGCGGCGCTGACAGCGCTGACGACTTTCGCCGAGTCCGAACTGGGACGGAAGTATCCCTCGGCAGTAGCGGTGTTTGAAAACGCGTGGGACCGGTTCATACCGTTCCTGCAATTTCCACCAGCCCTGCGGCGAGTCATCTATACGACGAACGCGATCGAGTCGCTGAACTACCAGCTGCGCAAGGTCACGAAGAACCGATCCCAGTTCCCGACCGATGACTCAGTGGTGAAGCTGCTGTGGCTGGCGATCTGCAATATCGAGGACAAACGAGCCCGAGAACGAGAGAAAGAGAAGGGGAAAGGAAAGGCTCGGAAGGCCACGACGGGTCGACTCGTCGAGGGCCAGATCACGACGAACTGGAAACAGGCCCTGGCTCAACTGGCCGTGGCCTATCCAGACCGGATGAATCCCTACTTGTAA
- a CDS encoding DDE-type integrase/transposase/recombinase, with protein sequence MENTMVFDLVAAGISQRRVLAVLGLSRSTWHYRLNPREGVPDPVAHEARAYPNRIAADVRNQVQGLIRDGWARGHSVDHSFAVAWDAGILVASRRTWWRIAEDIVDQTQRPVVATRKGTRQPRTMPVLVATGPGQVWSWDITDVKSVWSRVVYKTYSIIDIFSRKIVGYRVEEREVDDLAVEMFETAIAEYGPPEFVHADSGAAMKSSVLKTALGDHGVSLTHNRPYVSNDNPYSESEFRTMKYRPNYPGTFEKSLSSSLCSGLIYK encoded by the coding sequence ATGGAGAACACAATGGTGTTCGACCTCGTGGCCGCGGGAATCTCACAGCGTCGAGTCCTCGCTGTGCTCGGTCTATCGAGGTCAACGTGGCATTACCGACTCAATCCTCGTGAGGGTGTGCCTGACCCGGTGGCGCATGAGGCACGAGCGTATCCGAATCGGATCGCCGCCGATGTCCGGAACCAGGTCCAAGGACTGATCCGGGATGGGTGGGCGCGAGGACACTCGGTCGATCACTCATTCGCAGTCGCGTGGGATGCCGGGATTCTGGTGGCATCGCGACGAACCTGGTGGCGTATTGCCGAAGACATCGTTGATCAGACGCAGCGGCCCGTGGTCGCGACGAGGAAGGGCACGAGGCAGCCCCGAACGATGCCGGTGCTGGTCGCGACCGGGCCTGGCCAGGTGTGGAGTTGGGACATCACTGATGTGAAGTCGGTGTGGTCGAGAGTCGTGTATAAAACGTATTCGATCATCGATATCTTCTCCCGCAAGATCGTTGGCTACCGTGTCGAGGAGCGCGAGGTCGATGACCTTGCTGTGGAGATGTTTGAGACCGCGATCGCCGAGTATGGGCCGCCGGAGTTCGTGCATGCGGATTCGGGTGCGGCGATGAAGTCGAGCGTGCTCAAGACCGCTCTGGGCGATCATGGTGTGTCCCTGACACATAACCGCCCGTATGTGTCCAATGACAACCCGTACTCGGAGTCAGAGTTTCGCACGATGAAGTACCGGCCGAATTATCCAGGGACGTTTGAAAAGAGCCTGTCAAGTAGTTTGTGTTCGGGATTGATTTACAAGTAG
- a CDS encoding FABP family protein, protein MALPPQLRPLIGTWRGTGSGHYPTIDAFSYSEELTFRDVAKPFLVYQQRTWSPEGKPMHMETGFLRSPTATTVEFVLAQPTGHAELAEGTLSAVEGGLFLDLRSPQLLVSTSAKTVEATARTYRITDDRLSVDFSMAAVGVVMTHHLHSDLVKAED, encoded by the coding sequence ATGGCACTTCCACCGCAGCTGCGGCCGTTGATCGGCACCTGGCGAGGCACCGGATCGGGCCACTACCCGACGATCGACGCCTTCAGCTACAGCGAAGAGCTGACCTTCCGGGACGTCGCCAAACCCTTCCTGGTCTACCAACAGCGCACCTGGTCGCCCGAGGGCAAGCCCATGCACATGGAAACGGGATTCCTGCGCAGCCCCACTGCAACGACCGTCGAATTCGTTCTGGCCCAACCGACCGGTCATGCCGAACTGGCCGAGGGCACTCTGTCGGCCGTTGAGGGCGGGCTCTTCCTCGACCTCCGGTCCCCACAGCTTCTCGTGAGCACCTCGGCGAAGACCGTAGAGGCAACCGCACGGACCTACCGAATCACGGACGACCGCCTGTCCGTCGACTTCTCCATGGCCGCAGTGGGTGTCGTGATGACCCACCATCTCCACTCGGACCTGGTCAAAGCCGAGGACTGA
- a CDS encoding peptidylprolyl isomerase translates to MDHPARHRSRALTHRPLSAVTVLAVLAVLALLALTACGSADSADDSAGSNAGASDGAGSSACQYPADSAPAAKDVEPPKESPQTSGKVAATVSTTAGDLSVSLDADGAPCTVNSFLSLADQKYFDDTDCHRLTTEGIFVLQCGDPSGTGSGGPGYTFADEVDGSEKYPAGTLAMANAGPDTNGSQFFVVYDDSSLPPDYTVFGSLDEASTKSVADIGAKGTESGASDGAPKEAVTITGVTVE, encoded by the coding sequence ATGGATCACCCTGCGCGGCACCGCTCTCGAGCCCTCACCCATCGTCCCCTGTCGGCAGTGACGGTCCTCGCCGTCTTGGCCGTCCTCGCGCTGCTGGCCCTGACCGCGTGCGGATCTGCTGATTCCGCTGACGATTCAGCGGGCTCGAACGCCGGCGCATCGGATGGGGCCGGCTCTTCCGCCTGCCAATACCCTGCCGATTCCGCACCAGCGGCGAAGGACGTCGAGCCTCCCAAGGAGTCTCCTCAGACCAGCGGCAAGGTCGCTGCCACAGTATCGACGACTGCTGGCGATCTGTCCGTGAGCCTCGATGCCGACGGCGCACCCTGTACCGTGAATAGCTTCCTGTCCTTGGCTGATCAGAAGTACTTCGATGACACCGACTGCCACCGTCTGACCACCGAGGGCATCTTCGTCCTCCAATGCGGTGACCCATCGGGCACTGGCAGCGGCGGACCCGGCTACACCTTCGCCGATGAGGTCGACGGCTCCGAGAAGTACCCGGCCGGCACATTGGCAATGGCCAACGCCGGCCCCGATACGAATGGATCGCAGTTCTTCGTCGTCTATGACGACAGCTCGCTGCCGCCGGACTACACCGTGTTCGGATCACTCGACGAAGCCAGCACGAAGTCCGTTGCCGACATCGGGGCCAAGGGCACAGAATCCGGTGCCAGCGATGGCGCCCCCAAGGAAGCAGTGACCATCACCGGCGTCACCGTCGAATAG
- a CDS encoding MFS transporter, with the protein MSDAPVPRRVYKFAVFALAIGAFAIGVTEFATMGLLPHIARELGITVPQAGHAVSFYAIGVVVGAPLITTIAAHMDRKNLLLCLMGFFALGNVASMLAPDATLFNIARFASGLPHGAYLGIGAIVASSLAPPNRRGRAMARVMLGLTIANIVGVPIATALGNLLGWRSAYALVAALGILTVIMVAVGVPRVKLGAAPSARGEMRALARPQIILTLVAGSVGFGGMFAVYTYIAPTMTDIAGVPETAIPWVLAVYGLGMTAGSLIAGPLVDKSIERSGIGGMILSALVLSTFGAFTHIAAVAIIALFFIGIAGSMITTSLQMRLLRDSHDAPSLSAAMNHAAFNLANALGAWLGGIVITAGLGYRAPAWVGVGLCLAGLIVLIIAIALRRGGTSESSGRNEVDV; encoded by the coding sequence AGCGACGCTCCGGTGCCACGCCGAGTCTACAAATTCGCCGTCTTCGCCCTGGCGATCGGCGCATTCGCAATCGGTGTCACCGAGTTCGCCACCATGGGCCTGCTGCCCCATATCGCCCGCGAGCTCGGCATCACCGTGCCCCAGGCGGGCCATGCCGTGTCGTTCTACGCCATCGGCGTCGTCGTCGGCGCACCACTGATCACCACGATCGCCGCGCACATGGATCGCAAGAACCTGCTGCTGTGCCTCATGGGATTCTTCGCACTCGGCAATGTCGCCTCGATGCTCGCCCCCGACGCCACCCTGTTCAACATCGCCCGCTTCGCCAGCGGACTTCCTCACGGCGCCTACCTGGGCATCGGCGCCATCGTCGCCTCATCACTCGCGCCCCCGAACCGTCGCGGTCGAGCGATGGCACGCGTCATGCTGGGGCTGACGATCGCGAACATCGTCGGCGTCCCCATCGCCACGGCACTGGGCAACCTGCTCGGCTGGCGCAGCGCTTATGCATTGGTCGCCGCGCTCGGGATCCTCACCGTCATCATGGTCGCGGTCGGCGTGCCTCGAGTGAAGCTCGGTGCTGCCCCGTCAGCCCGCGGTGAGATGCGGGCCCTGGCTCGTCCGCAGATCATCCTCACCCTCGTCGCAGGCTCCGTGGGCTTCGGCGGCATGTTCGCCGTCTACACCTACATCGCCCCGACCATGACCGACATTGCCGGCGTACCCGAGACCGCGATCCCCTGGGTGCTGGCCGTCTACGGTCTCGGCATGACCGCCGGTTCCCTCATCGCGGGACCGCTGGTCGACAAATCCATCGAACGCTCAGGCATCGGCGGCATGATCCTCTCCGCCCTCGTGCTCTCCACCTTCGGTGCGTTCACCCATATCGCGGCCGTTGCGATCATCGCGCTCTTCTTCATCGGCATCGCCGGGTCGATGATCACGACCTCGCTGCAGATGCGTCTGCTGCGCGACTCCCACGACGCACCGAGTCTCTCGGCAGCAATGAATCATGCCGCATTCAACCTCGCCAATGCCCTCGGCGCCTGGCTCGGTGGCATCGTCATCACTGCGGGCCTGGGCTACCGCGCCCCCGCCTGGGTGGGAGTCGGCCTGTGCCTGGCCGGCCTCATCGTGCTCATCATCGCGATCGCCCTCCGCCGAGGCGGCACCTCGGAATCCTCGGGCCGCAACGAAGTCGATGTCTGA